The genomic interval ggtaaaaaaagctagtctctcatataatatatctactaaaagacagaaaatattcctttacaaactgcattgtacataaatcagatgaacattttcatattagtcaataatattactgtaattaataaaaaactgaataaatatagatttacacacatttactcaagtaaataaacagaattgatgctgggctaaaaatctgcgcaattctgcacgcgcagattctgtgtgggcctacctataccacatgtctttgaacagggagaaaccggagcacctggaggaaacccacgtgaacacggagagaacatgcaaagtccacacagaaatgctaactgacccagccggggctcgaaccagcgccctttttgctgtgagacgatcgtgctacccacttgcTTTCAAATAATATGAAAGTAATCAATTAAATATTCTgaatcattttgaaaacatttagaaACTGTTTATTCTAAAACTTTCTCAGAAAAGCataatttttgcaatttttgttttcttttagaaAGTTTTGTTAACAATAGTGGTACTATAATACTGTGTTATACCTGATTGTAAATATGCACTGTGAAGTAAAGCTAATTTcaataattgaataaactataagttaataatttcttaattaaagtgtttaaatgtaaataagaaaAACACTGGTTATTATATTGGTCAATATGTTGATTGTTGTTGATCAGGCTCAAAATTACAGACCAAATTATCTCCATTCGTGCATTTGTAACAAACCCAGTCCAACATATTCAACATGCATATATTTCATCACATACAAACCAAAATTTTCAAGAGCTAAAAATCTGAAAAGAGCAAAACATTTCTGACAAACCTATGCGGCAGTTTTGCGGTGAGCTTCTGAGACATATTCTGCTCAATCCATCCGTCTAGATGGAGAAACAGAAGTATAGAATTGCAAGGTGACAACAGAGAAGTATATACTCTATTACAAATCACACAAGAAATATACATAGAAAATAGAGGACGTTTACTTTGTGAGAGTGTCCCCTGCTGTCCATTTCTGTACTCTCAGctctgaaaacaaaaatatattacaatcaATCACAAGCATGACCATCCTTGTTTAAAGTACTATTTCATCGAATTTTAAAATGGAatgatataaaaaataagtaaacagaTACTGTAGCTGAAATTAGACATCTTTTTACggttcaattattattttttacaactattaaATGGTTTAGAGTTTCTAATTATAGACACACTACATGAAAtgtgaatgctttttttttttttttttacattttttatggttATTTTAACTCTATTTGAACCTTCTATAGAGATTAAAGCTGATCAGAATGTATACTTACAGGCTAGCATTGGATAAGGATCGTGACAGTGAGAGTGGAGAACAAAAGGGGATTTTTGTCactgatgaagctgaaataaagtGAAGCAGGTCTTAGAAATAGTATAATACCTCACAAAAACTAATTATATCCCAGAGACCAAGACTAAAATATTTGAAACTGCTGTAAGAGTGTGGACAATCTGATCATAATGGAAGCTTGTTTCCGTAGCAATATAAGAACATTAAAAAAGGAAATTTCACATTTCTTACTTACAATTGTGAATTTTCATCTCACACTTTCATGGGAAAAGCtcaaatatttatgtgtgtgcatatatatttatatatatatatatatatatatatatatatatatatatatatatatatatatatatatgaattgcaAGATACAATCTCAGAATTGTGATGAAAAACTGTAACAATTATCTTTTttgtcacactttacagtaaggttccaTTAATGTCACTTgatgtatttacaaacatgaactaacaataataaaatcAACGTACAGCATAGgccaacatttactaatgcattattaataaagatgtgcttgttaacattaattattgCACTGTGAGTTATTAACAACTAACGATGAATGACTATTTTCATTGACAAAAGATTGCCAAATGCTGTAATATTGTAACATTGTTTGGAAATAccttaactaaaattaaataatgaaatattttgtggAATATGTTAAAAtaccataaataattaattcaagtGCAAAATGATTTCTTCaatggcaaaaacaaaacaaaacgtcaATACAGTATGTAATTGTACAAATCTATTAAGAGCTAAAAATGCTAAACTCACCTGGTCTTAGACTTGCTGATGGTAAATCTCGGCTGGACTGTAATGCCAGTCTTGAACTATAGAGATAGCAGAGACAAGTGTTGCATTGAAAAAACATACAAACTGTACATTTATCATCTGTTGTATTTTCTTATGtcactttacactgtaaaaaatgctgagttacacttgttgtcccaacacaaatcgattaagttaacttaacaaatttaagttgattgaccataaaacaattaagttgtactaAATAAATCTCAACaattttttcagctcatttttacaagtagtttgaacaagcagcaaaaatattgttttgagtgtattttacacttcattacacacatttacagtaaatatgaACAGTACGTTTTGTTTGACTTgcctaatgttattatttttcttattttttggtATCTAATGTATTTTTGGCAGTCATTATTCCAGTTTTCAATGTCATGTCACACTTCAGAGATCATTCTATGATGCTGATGTGGTGGTCAAGAAAAATTTCTTCATATTATCagtgactttaaaaaaaactgcccaGGCCCTGAAAAGATAGTAACATATGTcagaataaaaaatttaaaaaaactgacataGTTTTCAAGACACCTGCGGTTTTTGGGTGAACGTTTGTTTTCCAGTAAAAAATGACCCTACAGCTACAGAGAAATGGCCGAATGCCAAATCCAGATCTCAGGCCAACTGAGAATTCACTGGTTGACTTGACATTGACATCTCCATGCTAACTGACTGATTGAGCAGTTCTGCCAAGAAGAACAGAAAAGATTAAACTGGACAGATGTGCAGAGCGGGATCCATGCACTGTACACTCAAGACTGAAACTGAGCTTCCAAAGCttaatgttgattttattttttaatatgaaaGAAAATATACCTTTTCACATTCATATCAATAtcagaatgatttaaaaaatatatgattttttttttatatataaaagtttTCTTGACCAATAATGCCACATATCCTAAATTTAACTAAAGGTATTTCTTCTGGGGTTCAATGTTACTGAAACTTTTTTCAGAGTGTGTGAATGCTGTTTGCAAGCCctgtacattgaaaaaaaaacttaagtttGGTAAAATCTAAGAAATTTACTGTCATTTTGCtgctattaaatataatattacatgTCACACTTAACTAGAATTTcctaagtaaaatattaaatatttacataattcaTGTAATAAATGAACTGGATGGAAAGGTTTGAATAAACCTTAGTATCCATTTACTTGTAATATCTAAATGTTTTCTATTAACTGCAAATAAACCGAGTaatattaagtacattttaataGAAAAGTATTGACTTGGTTGGGATAGCCAGAAATGCTGACAAAAACGTTACATTCGTTTAtcacaaatatataaaacaaacagagCGGAAGCATTACaggaaaactaaataataatgacataatttGATAAAAGCAATTCtcttttttctaaaacaaaagAACTTAAATGTacttgattaatttaaataaatctttaaaattaaGGATAATCAATTCAATTGAACTTTATTTAGATGTTAGGTTAAACATTAAGTCAATTTTAAATGATATTGACAAGTTAACTGTACTTAATAAAACATTAGTAAAGTTTACTTCAAATTTACCTGTGCAACTTCTTACAAGGATTTGATCAAATCTAAAGAGTTCTTATATTCAATCTATTAAGAAATTCATATTGATACCTTTGATTTTGAACAGTCGTCTCTAGCTTTGATATGTAGGCATTCTGTTCTGCTATTTTcctgtaagaaaataaaaacaataaataagacaaacaaaaagGAATGGCTGTATTGCTGCAATACTCGTACGTACTTAGACATCTTCTGCATCTCTTGTTGCATTTTCAGTCCTTCTTCCTTCATTCTTTCAATCTGTGCTCAGGAGTGTTGTAGGACATTAATTTGACTTGGTAAACATGAATCTTACCTTATGCACATTATTAAAAGAATAATACATATTTGCTTCCACATGTCTCCACATTGCATCCATATTTGCATccacatataaaaatattaataacattatcctagggctgggcgatttggcctaaaatctaaaccttgattaattgaacattttaacttggttacaattaatgaacgattattttatttattaattttatttgcctTCATAGTTCACTGATAATTTTTGTACAAAAAATATGCTCACATGTAATGTACTCACAAAAGTATGCAATCACACGAAGGTTGCACTAGTTCATACCCGTGcgttcgacgcagaagtataaagtaGCCTTAACAGAGctgggtcacgtgactccactcGCAGTAgtgaaagtaatttaaaaaatttacctGGAAAAATTTTATCGATttttaggttctgaatgtcgaacGATTTCATATAATTTTCGATTATTCGCCCAGCCCTACGTTATCCGATAAGGTCCCAAAAATGTATGTAAGTCaatacattaaagggatagtttacccaacaCTGaacattctatcatcatttactcacccttgtccCAAACAATTTttcgttgtttgtttgttcggtttaacacaaaataaaacatgactgacatccatagcagaaaaaaaaaatactatggaagtcagttttTTATGAAGCaaatctcaaactggtttgaaaaaagtaaagggtgaataaatgatgacaggattttcagttttgggtgaactatccctttaactacaaGTATCTAAAGTTAGAGTTTGTATTAAtccttttaacataaaaaaaattccattgtttgttcatgttagcttaaatacaaaaaataaataaattcttaaaaAATACAACTTGCAATTGtagtattgtatttattaatgttgAAATTTATATCCAGATCCTGGATTCTAGTGGGTTTGAAATTATAAATCtgatagaaaaaaaaactccatcctcctcataataaaaaaaaagttgtaaaagaAATGACATTTTGGTGGAATCTAAATTAAAGTTTCttgaaatttgaaaataaatatttttgactgaaaatcatgttaaaacaagcaaagataactttttttaataagtcTTTAATATAAAATTTCTAAATCTGTGCAGTTATGATTATTCTAATTGTCAGATCAATTATATTCACCCTCGGCTGTGGTGATAGAACACCTTGAAAATGCTTCTTACAAtgttacagtaattaaataaataaaaagctaaaatacttaagaaatatatttcttttttcataACTAATGTAGTGTGTCACCAAACCATCATATGTTCACATTAAGGTCAGATGGTCTCACCGTCTGCTGATAGTGGGCCAGCAATCTTTTCTGGTGTTTGCCCTGGAATTGTAAGACCTGCAACGCATAAATAACAGAAATGTTTATGTCAAGAGCGCATGCCTGATTAACAAAGCTGCGATCTATTCAACTAAGTACAGGATTACCTTGCTTATCTCTGAGAAGTACTTGACTGCAACTGAACTGATATCTGAAAAAACGTCTGAGCagctctttaagagtaatacacAGATTAGGGCATAGTTCATTGATAATAATCTCGATGACAGAAATTTTGTATCTTACTTTATCAGAAAGTGGAGAGATCTGACATTTTGCTTTGCAAATCAGACACAAATTTTGCTTTCCTGAAGTGGAAAACAAAGACAGAATTTCCCCTGTAAAACTGCATTATCTCCAGCAGAGGTCAATATATCCACACATTTACTTTTTTAAGCCACACTATAGTCAAATACTTGGTAATTCTAGAGTTGCAGTGGTAATACTACTAtagtaaaatgaaaacaaatgaatcaatATACTGTTTGTACAACTACagtgtatattatactataatacacCACAGTATACTGcagtagtaaaaactaaagtatactaaaACAGTATTCATTACAGTTAATCAGTTCACCAATACTACAGTCTCATTGAGTCGTTCATTTAAGAAAAAATTGTAAATACTATTATACAGTATGCTACACTTTACTACAGAATCGTTCAAAAGCACTATAGTATGTTTAATTAAGGTAAAGTCGGTTTTATATTTCGCACATTCATTAAATGACAACATGTGACATGCTCCCTACACTGTTTACCATAATCCTttaaatatttggtctgaaatcagatgtaaatatgacttcaaaacaacattagtacTATTTATTTGACGGTGagtaatgttgtactttgatagtcgttggctgctaatatgatttcaccatttagaatttgcaaagaatactttcctGAAAATATAGgctattattaaggagaaagtctgaatgtgtaaatataaaaccaacttcacctgaATTGTTTCACTGAGgtaaagatggttttatattcTCACATTCCTTCAGTAACAACTTGTGGCATGCTCCCTATAGTGTTTACCAGGATATTTTAaacattcggtctgaaatcagatGTAAAtataacttcaaaacaacattagcactatttatttgactgtgagtAATGTTGCACTTTGCACATGGCTTTGCACTTTGCCcatggctgctaatatgatttcactatttaggcTTTGCagtgaatacttttctgaaaatataggctattattaaagagaaagtctgaatgtgtgaatataaaaccaaatttacctcaatgTAAGTTcactattaattactatagtaccTTTTCATGTGGCATATCGTCAATGAAAATAGGTAACGTTAAAATTCTTACAAATGCACTATGTATTATGACTAAAACAAACTGAATGTATTATGTGTTGTGTTTTACCGATGGTTTTACCTCTTTGAAAGCACACATTGCAGATGATGTGACCGCAGCTCGTGACCGCCATCTGACGCTCAGGGCCGGATGATGTGAAACACGCGTTACAGCAGATCCAATGAGACATTATGAATTCTGTGTGAGTAGAATGACTTGTTTGAAAACTAAAACTTCGATAAGTACGTTATCTGCCTTTGTAATTTCAGGTAACAGCCAATAATAAGGCAAACATAAAATCTGTTGCTCTTCCAATTATATCTAACGTTGGGTAGGCTCCTAACTAGATTCTGAGCTAACGTTAACTAACTTATACAAATAatcttttcatttaaaattgaCTCTAAAGTGTGTACAAACGTTGTCGTGGTCACTAACGCTGAGTTACATACCTGTATCCTCTTTTTGATGTCTAAACTGATTTCAGTATTGTCGGAACTAAATTGTAGGCTTGCTAGTTATAGCAAAAATAGCTAACAAATAGTAGATTTTGGAACGATAACGTCATCGTGGTGAAATCGCGCTAACTTACGACAGTCGGTGACCGTTTCCGCCTACACACTACGGCTCATGAACGTAATATTTGTTATGAACGTTAACACGTTTTAGAATTTTTTTGATGGTGGTAGTGGTAGTTTTACTGTAGCAGTGACATAGTTACTAACTCTTTTACGATGCGAGTCAAATGACAGAATTCAATATAAACCACATTGCATTATGGAAATACAACAACAAAAGTCAGATATGAACAGTAAACATTTGACATGAATAACATTAGTTCAACTATAGTTAATTCTCACACATCCTCaaaattactactaataatatttaattaacttattaataataatacaacaagaatatcagtaatatatatttttaattattttaaaaactgattgtTAAAACAGTATTTAACAAACAAAtgcaatttttaatatatatatatatatatatatatatatatatatatatatatatatatatatatatatatatatatatatatatatatatatatatatatatattttttttttttttttttttttttttttttttattttatcaatttatAATTTAAAGTTAAGTGATgttcagttcaaataaatgaataaaatagcaCTAGCAACAATAAAATCAACTATTtctagtaaaataaacaatatatgcCGCTGACACACATGTAATTGTTTAGGATAAAAGTATCTGTCAAATGCCTACATGTAATTAAGACATGAGCAACTGTGATaacaaaatgcatatttttttttatgttttgtagtttttaaacctagggctgggccgataaatgatattatatcgaatcacaataaaatttatgtcaataacaatgataagctctggacttttttactctatatttatATAAGAggcaatcacacagcagaaatgtgcaacaatgggaatctaaaagtgtgttgatattagagatgtactgaattttcggccaccaaaaatttattgaatgaaaatgttatgctatttaatggaccctctgaTTTTTGTGGAAATCGAAAagatatatcgttatcgttcaatatgaaaaataattatcgagatagcatttttgccatatcgccaaGTCCTATTAAACTTGCCTTAAATCACAAAATTTGCAGATCAATTAACCAGCAAACATTGCAAATATTTGAAATGGTATAATATTTGCATGGTATAATAATGgagtaagaagaaaaaaaaaagaacatcttTGCTAAATAAAgagatgaattaaaataaaatataatttcatttttgaaagaaaaaatactCATTATGGGTAATcctgaatggggtatatgcacatagacttttaatttcagccagacTCCGCTCTTCTGGTGaaatgtctttccattataaaatcgtCACGTTTAcagtctgatttctttaaaaatcagcaatctgtactgcctgatagatatacgatataaaacgggtctcagaccagacaagaagcactgcattcaatttattttaccccagtattttcaacagagtttctgcgcttgcctgctgatcctgacgccGCTAGCAGTTATACggtctttcattttgttttacgcttgaacaactaaatgaatgcttaagtctgtttaactgattatattgtaattacattacagcattgatgctgtaaaaggaaccttatgaaattgaaaataatcacattaagctttcaccagaagttcatcattggctgaaaaacactagctgtacaTTTACCCCATTGAAAGATACATAATcttttaaataatgacaatttggTGGAAACTATAGCTACCAATAAAGCTTCAAATAAATATTGTTAGTTGAAAGCACAACTCTAGtgacataaaacacaaataagaAGATTTATAGagtttattaagtaaataaattgaatttattACCATCAGCccagaaacattttttatttgtattacagAGTAAATGATAGTTCCCTCTCGAGTGAGCTAATTTATCAAAATGCTTCAAACGGTCTTAGAATTATTTAAACGAGCAGTTAGTCATTTCATAAAGCTAAACCAACTTCTTTTCGATGAAAAAGTCTTTGAGGTTTTTCATTTGCCAGAATCCAACAGAGAGCAGTATTGATGTCTGAATAATGGCCCACCACAAAACGTTTCCATTCGTTTCCTCGCTCATTTGGCGAAACTTCTCCTCACGTTCCTGGTTGCAGTAAAATAAACAGATACAAATTGCACATAATCACCCGAGAGTAAGTAGTACACCTTGGAAAATGTGGACAGATGACACTTGGTCTGGTTCTCATTCAGATTCTTGCGAGCAGAAAATATGGTAACATTTTGTTGTCAGGCCAATATACAGCATGTGTTTGCTTACCCTTTGGAAATCTTGCTGTCTGCTAATGTAACGCATCTGGTCAATGAGATGTTGCAGGTTGTACTCCATTGCTTTCATAGTATCCTTTGTCTTGGCAGCATTAGGATCAATGGTGTGTTCACCCATTTGAACGTCTAAATGCACTTTCTGTACATAAAGAGAAACGTAAAAGCTTCTAGCACACATCTGAAGCATGTTAAATTCTAGGGCTCCATCATGACAAAAGTCTCATATCAAAGTAATCTCATTTTCTTATtaggatatacactcaccggccactttattagctacaccttactagtacacccttttgccttcagagatgccttaatccttcgtggcatagattcaacaaggtactggaaatattcctcagagattttggtccatattgacataatggCATCATGCaaatgcaaatctcctgttccgccacatcccaaaggtgctctattggattaaaatctggtgactgtggaggccatttgagtacagtgaactcattgtcatgttcaagaaacaagtctgagatgattcgcccTTTATGACACGTAGCCATCAGAagttgggtacactgtggtcataaagggatggacatggtcagcaacaatactcagggaggctgtggcattaacacaATGCTCAATCGGTCGTCAAAATGTGGCCAAAGTTTGTGGTGGAAAATATCCACCACCCTTACACCAACACTGGCCTGAaccgttgacacaaggcaggatggatccatgccttcatgttgttgatgccaaattctgaccctaccatccgaatgtcacagcagaaatagagactcatcagaccaggcaacgtttttccaatcctctattgtccaattgtacgaattgtagcctcagttttcagtttttagctgacaggtgtacctaataaagtggccgatatatatatatatatatatatatatatatatatatatatatatatatatatatatatatatatatatatatatatatatatacatatatatatatatatatacatacatacatacatacatacatacatacatacatacatacatacatacatacatacatacatacatacatacatacatacatacacatatatatatatatatatatatatatatatatatatatatatatatatatatatatatatatatgtgtatgtatgtatgtatgtatgtatgtatagcaCCATTTCTGTAATtcagatttacattttaaagtatataaccTGAAATGTACTCATTCATATGCGATCATACTgtatttcttactttattttgaatgtcagggcaaatatttgaataaaaatgtagaggtgtaaaattaatatttatacaatataaaacactttttcaaaaactaatctcCAACAAcagtaaaaagtaaaagaaaaaaaaataataataattatatatatatatatatatatatatatatatatatataatatatatatatatatatatatagtaaaataaaatgtaacactgtactttcaagattgcaactttCTCACAATGCTGTTATTTATGCTTCTATCTGCATACTGATAATGGTCTGTAATATTGCgctcaaataaatgaacaatgtattctgtgacaccacaaaataaacgATCATTTTATTACAGtacttagtttttgtcttgtttttagtccaaataaaaaaaattacatgaaatcTATAAAACAATTTCCTTTAAATTATCTACTAGTAGGATAAATGAAATACtcttatttcaaactgaaaacaagattaCTTTATTTACCCCAGTGGCAGATTATTTTGGTTGTTATTTAGGAAAAACTCAAcaagatttaagaatttttagatatttggactcgacacaagacaaaaaaaaattttgactttttattttgtccaaaaaatattttctaattgATGTTCTCAGAACTCACTAGACGATCTCCGGCAAATACAGAGAACCTGGTGGAGTTGGATTGCATGCACAGAAAATGTTGACCCGAAGCAGGGGATGTAAAGGTGAATTTTCCATACCTCCCAAAGCGTTTTAACAAGACCACCTGCCAAATGACAGAGCATATCAGAAGAACTGTTCCAGATGGTAAGACTTAAGAGTTTACTGTGTAATTCAGAGTTATGTTATAAGTGCAGGAGGGGCTGAATGCTTCAAACCTCATGTTGAGGGTCTCTCACGGTTACAGTCAAACCAAGATGTGGGATATTGCTCTTTTTGTTTTCATCCCAGTACTCAAGCATGAGTACACCTGGAGGAGAAACCAAAGCATTTGTGATactgtagttttgtttttatgtacagttaaaataaattaatgaattaaagttaaaatcagaattattaatcaccctttgaaatttttttctttttaaaatattttccaaattatgtttaacagagcaagaaaattttcacagtatgtttgataatattttttcttctggagaaactcttatttgttttatttcggctagaataaaagcagttttaattttaaaaaaaaacatttaaggtcaaaattattagccccttcaagctatatttttttcgtttgtctacagaacaaaccatcattatacaataacttgcctaattaccctaacctgcctaattaatctaattaacctagttacgtttttaaatgtcactttaagctgtatagaagtgtcttgaaaaatatctagtaaaatattatttactgtcattatggcaaagataaaataaatcagttattagaaataaatttttaaaacatttatgtttagaaatgtgttgaaaaaatcggttaaacagaaattgggagaacaAATAAacggggggttaataattcaggacgtttaataattctgacttcaaatgtatgtaGCAGTTTATCTACTGTGAAAAGCTCAATTTTATGGTGACAAAGAGAACTCAAACGTGCTGTgttaacacatgcaaatagaaaaactgACAAAATGAGAAGACGGTTTCAACGGTTTGacaacacacactcacgcaaATTGCCATGCAAATATAGAAACGCACTACAAAAATTGTTGAGACCCCAAGTGAGGAACCTGGCTGATTCCTGTTTAGAGTTAGCGGTGTTGTTGGCAGTGTTGcagaaagttactttagaaagtaatgcattacaatattgagttacttcccaaaaaagtaagtaattgcgttacttagttacatttatGATAAGTAATGCATTATGTTATTTTTGAGTTATTTTGGCATTACTTTTTCTGACTTTGCTAAGGCTTCTTCAGAACTTGAAGGGTGGGGggttccttttctttttctttaaataGAGGAGTTACACTGGATAACCTTtgttaacctaaaaaaaaataaaaaaaatgaatgtaggATAATGTTTTCTTCGTacaacttcctgaccccagagctatacatgtcgTATTTACAGATACATGAAAGTTTAAAGCTATGTTGGTTACTTTTGtgctttttgtcttattaaaaaatCTATTCAAATAATCCTAATGAGCATATTTCCATCACAGAAATATAAggctctgctgtcttcatttcctgcattctctcattgtgaGCAggatttaagtgaagtttcataaactaatttcgagaggagcacgtgatatgattgagcacgtctggccactcatcagtaatcagtaataatccaatcagagtgatcctagtttactataaatggatcattttctccctaatgttttatcttcgtttggaagaatccccccttccaccccttctcctccttttcctcccttttcttaaagggggagctctcgagacctacctgatctcggatctcctgatatgcttatcgactgggctggagccctgggctcaaatatctccgagctcagggttctctcccgggacagcatgccaaacctgctttatacgccaagcatatctaagtgggaactcttga from Danio aesculapii chromosome 14, fDanAes4.1, whole genome shotgun sequence carries:
- the LOC130241214 gene encoding probable E3 SUMO-protein ligase RNF212, which translates into the protein MSHWICCNACFTSSGPERQMAVTSCGHIICNVCFQRGKQNLCLICKAKCQISPLSDKSCSDVFSDISSVAVKYFSEISKVLQFQGKHQKRLLAHYQQTIERMKEEGLKMQQEMQKMSKKIAEQNAYISKLETTVQNQSSRLALQSSRDLPSASLRPASSVTKIPFCSPLSLSRSLSNASLAESTEMDSRGHSHKTDGLSRICLRSSPQNCRIGFIALLTSPKLHSFHNDITNPLIQSGCILCSAMNGLFHLGSVPHRASSQSTLGNHSVPFSATVSGLREPRISPSQNVPYRSESPWETPVFKLPSVFKFSSVSSLGPPS
- the si:ch211-255i20.3 gene encoding transmembrane emp24 domain-containing protein 11, which produces MNCFTVMNGSLTGLLLASFVILAPAMYFDLGEQEEKCIIEEIPVDTLVTGVLMLEYWDENKKSNIPHLGLTVTVRDPQHEVVLLKRFGRYGKFTFTSPASGQHFLCMQSNSTRFSVFAGDRLKVHLDVQMGEHTIDPNAAKTKDTMKAMEYNLQHLIDQMRYISRQQDFQREREEKFRQMSEETNGNVLWWAIIQTSILLSVGFWQMKNLKDFFIEKKLV